The following coding sequences lie in one Spinacia oleracea cultivar Varoflay chromosome 1, BTI_SOV_V1, whole genome shotgun sequence genomic window:
- the LOC110782895 gene encoding F-box protein CPR1-like, protein MSSIPVDVITDILLRLPAKSLLRFKSVCKLWYHIIEGTDFIKHHFQQSNNLHLVYRSPVLYMSDFDSFDNTIELDYPFKNLSGGVYVAGSCHGLLCFAMFSDPFTVFLYNPTTQKHKTLPFLPRRPIFGRGNLGFGYDHVSEDYKCVWIFQVKSVDEMGSFNSQVMVYSLRADSWRRGAQDVPYYFDCHSGNNVDFDGILHWSIDDNRVPLPIVTFNLSDESFSSVPLPNFQTEMFTGAHTGVLDDCLCVMLNYFEHYDVWIMKEYGRPASWTKLFRFPKQEMMEECSPLYFSMIKKQFFVTFNFRHVASLDLETSEITKVKLPGFNRVICAHVCPENLFKFKDAEDVLVGTQQQRKKNSKRQRLMRRTERLLQHHDSVYRSIFGMQRHNGADPNVGS, encoded by the exons ATGTCATCCATTCCTGTAGATGTGATTACTGATATTCTTCTTAGATTGCCGGCAAAATCTTTGCTACGCTTCAAGAGTGTGTGCAAATTATGGTATCATATAATTGAGGGCACTGATTTCATCAAGCACCATTTTCAACAATCCAATAATCTGCATTTAGTTTACAGGAGCCCTGTCCTTTATATGAGTGATTTTGACTCATTTGATAATACTATTGAACTTGATTACCCTTTCAAGAATCTGAGTGGTGGTGTTTATGTGGCGGGATCGTGCCACGGCTTGCTTTGCTTCGCCATGTTTTCTGACCCCTTCACAGTTTTCTTGTACAACCCCACTACGCAAAAACACAAAACCCTCCCATTTTTGCCACGCAGACCCATCTTTGGCAGGGGAAATCTTGGGTTTGGTTATGATCACGTGTCAGAGGACTACAAGTGTGTTTGGATATTTCAGGTTAAATCTGTTGATGAAATGGGTTCTTTCAACAGTCAAGTAATGGTTTATAGCTTGAGAGCGGATTCATGGAGACGGGGGGCTCAGGATGTTCCATATTACTTTGATTGCCACTCTGGTAATAATGTCGATTTTGATGGAATTCTGCATTGGTCAATTGATGATAATAGAGTGCCCCTTcctatagttacctttaatcTCAGTGATGAAAGTTTTAGCTCCGTACCCCTTCCTAACTTCCAAACAGAAATGTTTACGGGCGCTCACACAGGAGTGCTTGATGACTGCTTGTGTGTTATGCTCAACTATTTTGAACATTATGATGTATGGATTATGAAAGAGTATGGCAGACCCGCATCTTGGACTAAGCTGTTTAGGTTTCCGAAACAAGAGATGATGGAGGAGTGCAGTCCTCTTTATTTCTCGATGATCAAGAAGCAATTTTTTGTGACCTTTAACTTTCGTCATGTTGCTTCTTTGGACTTGGAAACTTCGGAGATTACGAAGGTTAAACTCCCTGGTTTCAACAGAGTTATATGTGCACATGTATGTCCGGAGAACCTTTTTAAGTTCAAGGATGCTGAAGATGTTCTTGTGGGCACGCAACAACAACGGAAAAAGAACAGCAAAAGGCAAAGGTTGATGAGGAGAACTGAGAG GCTCTTACAACACCATGATTCAGTCTATCGATCAATCTTTGGAATGCAACGCCACAACGGCGCTGACCCAAATGTAGGATCTTGA
- the LOC110782894 gene encoding F-box protein CPR1, producing the protein MSPLPVDVITDILLRLPAKSLLRFKSVCKLWYDTIDSPDFIKRHVEKFNLHMIFANPVVYMCDFDTFDNPTNLDYPFKNLEDGGVYVVGSSRGLLCFSMHCYPYTIFLYNPTTQSHKTLPFLPLMSTFYYPRGHVYLGFGYDPVSEDYKCVKIFLRKSDAEVGSFKSQVMVYSLREDTWKRGAHDVPYYFYGHFGYSVMLHGIMHWSIEGDHRVPLPMVGFNLFDETFSSVSLPNYHTDICVRAHIGVVDDCLCVMLNHYCYCEVWVMKEYGEATSWTKLCRVGKRDHFDDLRPISFSKSQKELFVILFLVNVASLDLETLEITNVEPPGFKRLWSAHVCLENLLVFRDVKDVDMGTQQLRNRSIKMRKLLMAKTERLLRIHATRIRANLEQLLPSSEES; encoded by the exons ATGTCACCCCTTCCTGTAGATGTTATTACTGATATTCTGCTCCGATTGCCCGCGAAATCTCTGCTACGTTTCAAGAGTGTGTGCAAATTATGGTATGATACAATTGATAGCCCTGATTTCATCAAGCGCCATGTTGAGAAATTCAATTTGCATATGATTTTCGCGAACCCAGTTGTTTACATGTGTGATTTTGACACATTTGATAACCCCACTAATTTGGATTACCCTTTCAAGAATCTGGAAGATGGGGGTGTTTATGTGGTGGGATCGAGTCGTGGTTTGCTTTGTTTCTCTATGCATTGTTATCCCTACACCATCTTCTTGTACAACCCCACTACACAATCCCACAAAACCCTTCCCTTTTTGCCATTGATGTCTACATTCTATTATCCTAGGGGGCATGTGTATCTTGGGTTTGGTTATGATCCCGTGTCCGAGGATTATAAGTGTGTGAAGATCTTTCTACGAAAATCAGATGCTGAAGTGGGTTCTTTCAAGAGTCAAGTTATGGTTTATAGCTTGAGGGAGGATACGTGGAAGCGGGGGGCTCACGACGTTCCATACTACTTTTACGGACATTTTGGTTATTCTGTCATGCTTCATGGAATTATGCACTGGTCCATCGAAGGTGATCACAGAGTGCCCCTTCCCATGGTTGGCTTCAATCTCTTTGATGAAACTTTTAGCTCCGTGTCATTGCCTAACTATCATACTGATATCTGTGTGCGCGCTCACATAGGAGTGGTTGATGATTGCTTGTGTGTAATGCTCAATCATTATTGTTACTGTGAAGTATGGGTCATGAAAGAGTATGGTGAAGCCACATCTTGGACTAAGTTGTGCAGGGTTGGGAAACGAGATCATTTTGATGATCTGAGGCCTATTTCTTTCTCAAAGAGCCAAAAGGAACTGTTTGTGATTCTTTTTTTGGTTAATGTTGCTTCTTTGGACTTGGAAACTTTGGAGATTACGAATGTTGAGCCCCCTGGTTTTAAGAGACTCTGGAGTGCGCATGTATGTTTGGAGAACCTTCTTGTGTTCAGGGATGTTAAGGATGTTGATATGGGCACACAACAATTACGAAACAGAAGCATCAAAATGCGAAAGTTATTAATGGCGAAAACTGAGAG GCTTTTAAGAATCCATGCTACGAGGATACGAGCCAATCTTGAGCAGCTCCTCCCGTCCAGTGAAGAATCTTGA